DNA sequence from the Thunnus albacares chromosome 22, fThuAlb1.1, whole genome shotgun sequence genome:
GCCCACTTCCAACTATAACATGTGGATTTGCTCTCggttttgtgcctaaatctaattttttttaacttgtagCACATAAATCAgcaataaaatcaatatttcattagtCGTTTATGGATCAGCTCTCTGGTTTCTTGGTTTTATAGGAcaatacttttcatttttactctTTTCCTCTCGATTCTGAGCGTTTTCTGTAAACTTTGCTCagtatatttgaataaaaggtgtgttagcttgtgtgtgtgtgtgtgtgtcagctgagCTCGGAGCGTCTTGTCTTCACGGCTCAGAGCTCCTGAGTTCTTCCTAATGGCTGAGAGGAGTACAGTATTGTATGTCCCCTCCGGGCACACATACCTGAGCAGAAAAACAGGCTACAGCACACCGCCCCTGCACACGCCAAGgcagcattaaaaacacacatacactcactgggacactcacacacacacacacacacacatacacatgactCACACCCACCGACACACACTGCGTTACTGTGGCCTGAAGTCACTCGGGGGAAACACACCCTGCCACAGAGaaacaatatacacacacacacacattgattcAGCcaccataacacacacacacacacacacacacacacacacacacacacacacacacagagccctAATCTTGTGTGACTCACAGTAATGGTCGGAGCTGTTTATAAGCAACCATGTAATTTGTGTCTAAGTGTTACAGCAGAATTTTGCAGTTTAACGGCCATGTAGATACGCTACATTAGCCCTTTACGTGCGAATTTGGCAACGTCGGCCTCAAACATCAGCTGACCTCGCTCCGTGTTTTGGATACAGGTGTGAGCCCGAGcgagtgtacacacacacacacacacacgcatatgaTAATGATTTCACTTTAATATTAAAGTGAAAGTATACTTTCATTTGAGGACAGCATGTATCTTTTCCTAAacgctttcttttctttctcctcttcagcAAAACACATCTACTTGTCTGGATCGGTTTCTGAGGCCCGACtgtgtttctttcctttttttccctcctcctcctcctcctttacaCTTTGCGTGCTCCAACCCTGCATGTCTCTGCAGGTTCCAAGgcaccatccatccatccatactCTCTTTCAACTATTaatctgtccatccatccttGCATCCATCCATACAACCCTTTcatttagagagagagaaacctgTGATCTGACACCAGCCAGTGAGGAGGACAATAATAACACACTGAGGGCGGATGTGGGGTGACCCGCTGCTCTATTATGAATGCATGGGATGTCTGTTCTGTCTAAactattgttaaaaaaaaaaaaaaaaaaaaagattcttgtGATCTCACCAAAGAACTCTTGGCGGTTCTCTGAGGCCTCTCTTCCAGCGCCGGCTCCTGGATTCTCCTGAGATTTGACCGGCCCTCCGGCTGTGGAAGGCCCCAGTGGTGTCGAGCCCGGTTTGGATAGAGCCGTCAGGGCCAGAGAGTGTTCTTTCAGCATCAGGCCCTCCAGGAGACCGTCCCCTTCCAGCGCTGCATCTCTCAGGAGGAGTCGGGTCAGCTCTTCCTGGTAGCGGGTGCCAGGCAAGTCTGAGTAGCTGGCCCTCTCCCCCATCACACCCCCCTCTTTGCCTCTTATACCTGCCCGCTGCTCCTCCCACCACTCTGGGCCAGCCTGGTAGCACGCCGCCGCCGGACTTCCTACCGCAGGCGGGTAGGAATGTCGGCTGTCGTGGACAGCTGGACGCATCCCTCCGTCCAGGTACTGAGTCCAGGCTTCCACAGGCGTCACCCCGGCCCTTCCTGGAGCTCCATATCCAGCTGCAGAGCCCCCTGTCTGTACGGAGGGGGACTGCTGCTGTGGAGGGAGGCCTCCAGAGGCGGAGTAGCGAGAGTCGTAGCCCAGGCTGATGCCGCTGGTCCGGTTGCTGCTGCAGCGACTGCCCATAGGGCTCCCTCCTCCGCCGCCGCTGGCCGTGCTGGAGGCGAAGCTGGACCTGGGGCTGACCAGCACCGACTCCTGGAGGCTGAAAGATGAGCATGGGCTCAGAGTTGGTCCTGGGGGGTAAAAGAAGCCTCCTCCCACTCCTCCACCCGTCACATCGGACGGACGGTGCGGTGGATGAGAGAGGGACGCCGGCCTGGTGCTCTCCCACAGTTCACTGCCCGTGCTCAGGCGTTTGTAGAACAGAGCCTCCTGAAGAGAGAGCCGCTTGTGCCTCTCTGGCTCTGATAGGTAGCCAGTCTCCGCCATGCCGCCTCCACCAGCCCGGGGAGCCGACCCGTAGCCGGCGGCGGCGGGGTATGGCGGGGGGACAGAGTGAGGCGGCGGCTGGGAGAGGAGCTGCTGTCTTCTGACCAGCTGCTGGAGCTCCAGGGAGTAGCGCCGCTGATTCAGGGACGACTTGGAGCCATACGCTCCGTGAGCGTCACACTCGGGGCCCAGGCCGGACTCGCGCCTCAGGTGGGAGTCCACGCCTTCGCCCAGGTAACAGGACGCACGCTGCTGGGGGGAGCGGCGCCTCAATGGTGCCAAGGTGGAAGGGTGATGTTGTTGCTCTCCATCTGATGGTGCAGCACCCACCGTGGAGGAAGTCTGTGGTGAGGTAAGAAGCTGAGAAGGGGGCATtcccattcctcctcctcctcctccccctcctcctcctcctcctccacctcctccccctcttccacTCGCTGGAACACATGCATCGCTTGTGGTTGCAGAGGCAAGCGAGAACTGGCCGGGTCTTGAGGGCGAGGCAGCTGCAGAGCTGGGGGCTGGTGCCAGACTGCTGCCCCCACCGCTGCCTCCGGAGATGCCAGTGTTGGCGTTGCTGTTATTGGAGTTGTTGGCcgtgtcatgttttttcttggaACTGTTGAATTTCACACTGCCCGAGTCTGTTAGCTTTAACTTTTCTAATAACTTGCTTATCGGCCTGTCCATGATGAAGCCCTCTCGTGTATCTTTTACCTGTCTAAGCGAAGACTTACAGATCCCCCCCTTTAACGTTACAGATTAGTGTGCTcaaatacagtgtgtgtagatatacagcaaaacaaagatgCTCAAGTAAATCTACAGTTTTCTCTACGGCAGCTTTCAAATTCTACTAAGAAATTAAAAACTGGCCTTGAAACTAGctcaaagctttaaaaaaagatccacttatatacacaaaataaatacaagacaGATAAATAAGACTTTTAAGACATTTCAGGGTGGTTACATGACTTAAGTCCTCTGAGTCATCTGGGTTGCCCTCATGTGGAAAATCCACAGGCACAGGTAGGCTGTGGTGAGGAAGAATCCATTGGATTATTAGACAATTACTAACAGTTCAAGTCAACCCAGCCAGGAAATTGGAGAAACATACATCCAGGACACTTCTGCGTGACCTATGGTCGTGGAGGGCCTCCTTTGTGGACCCTCATGTGGCTCCACATCTGCATCTTCTCTGTTAAGTTTAACTGTCCGAAATGTGCTTCACAAAAGTTGCTTTGATATCTCGGTTATCCAGTGCGTATCCTTTTgaatttattgcttttttaaaaaaaataaaaacacaaagagtttCAGCAGGATGCAGGCTATATCACTACTTCATGTAGGTCCAGTGTagacaagaaaataaatccGTTTGAGCTCTGATAGTCGACTCACCCGACTTCTGCCATTCATCTCAGGACGAAACGTGCTCGGGGgaaaaacttaaaataacatgtttaacttaatttaagctacagaaaacacacacacatacacacacactgcagtctCTAGACTCCTCCGTCCGCCTGTGCTCGGCTGCTTTTATCATtcccgttttttttttcaaaggcgAAATCCTGTCCGGGACTCGGTGAAATTAGTAGCGGAGAAGTtttggagacagagaggaagaaatactGGAAACCGGCGCGCCGTTACAGACCCGGTGCTGGACTAAACGAGTCGCTCCGGATAAATAAAATCCCTCCCCGTGTGCACTGCACGGTCGACaactttgtttctttctttcttcccccTAAATAATTACTTACctcccccctcttttttttttacaacagtgTCAAGGTGGCGACAACGGAAAAAGATAGTTCCGGTTAGAGCTTTTCAAAGCGAGAAGCTGGCAACAgttagtcatttttttcctaGGACGATGAGATGAAGACCCGCCCTAGCCCACCTTTGATTGGCTAATACTCGTTGCCTTCGGTGGTCagattggttaggtttaggtatgAGGAGTGGGATTGGCTAAGAATATCtgggtaagccaatcagaggcaggaTAGGGCGGGTCTTGACTTCGTCATCCTAGGAAAATGAATCcgttattttttctgttttatatgttatatatgtcaAACACACTTAacacaataatgaaaaagacaacaacaatgacaacaaaaataaataaataagggaAAATTATAAAACTCCTAATTCGTGTACAGTGTAGTCACACTTTAAGTTTAAACTACTGAAAAATCCTCCATGAGGCTCATTTTTCAGGAAATCCATAAATGGTGCCCACATCTTCTCAAAGTCCttggatttttcctttattgCAAATGTTAGTTTTTCCACAGATAACGAGTTTCAAAAGTCCTTGTAGCCACTGGTTCAAGGATTGCCACCACACAGCAATTGTATATTTGGCATgaagataacaaaaatataccatctttttcttctcactACTTacagtcctcctccactcaaaaatatgtttttcttcttgctccttcagttggatgtttgagcttcactgtgcagaatgacatatgtgcagagtctgacactagaagactgttttcacattcatctacttaaaagtggaaagtttctctgtgctcattgacaATCAGATtttacaagcatgatttgtgacatcacaaataattTTGAAAGAAGCCAGttgtggtccaatattcaacttacgCAAGTGTGATGATTTTTAACATAATAATTTAACTTTtctgtggaaaaaccacatcagacagaaattattattcaaagcagagtattttatatacatgtatatacatctttaaacatgtctgaaggggatctttaagtaacATAAATCAGGAAATATGCCAAGcaaacaaatattaaatgttctGCTGTTACAGATTTGGGTTCGTTTCACATATAACACTTAATTCCTGCTTAAGGATCAGTTTTGTAGTTAATTGATCCCCAGTGTTAATCAATCGTTACCGTTTTcccttttattttgaaggtgGGATCGCATAGCAACCGTTGCTACGGGTCTGTGTGCGTCTGACTTGACGCTTCCTCTGTTCCTTTATCAGCCAGCAGGCCGGAACACCTTTCCTCCAGCCATGGCTGTGTCGTCATTCATACGCAAAACTCCCTCCTCGGTGGATGTGCCCACTCAGCCAAGAAGAGCAGCCTTGTAGAAAGTTAAACGCAGTAACAACTAACATAAAAATGTCTCCACAGCGTCTTTGTAGTTTTAAATGAAGATTTCACCCTGCATATGCAGAGTCTAGGTGGTATTTTTGGGTCAAAATGTGAGGATATTTGTCCACTTTAGTGCAATTTAGCCTATATAATTGACAGTTTGACATTATGACCTTTTAAAgatcctcaaatgtctttacATTATATAAGATTACCACTAATAAAGTTGGCATAAACATATCAGGACTGATAGATAACGTCACGTCAGATCCATATCTCATTCAGATTCATATTGTGTATACTGTGTCTTTGTCCTGCACTGTGTAGTTGTAGGCTATAtagattttatttcttaattgtTAACTGTACATATATATCCTGCTAAGAAACacacataatttatttatactcaaatttatatttatatttccatTGGTATTTATAGGCCTacttctatatatatatatatctatatatatatttttttgcacaCGCATAgttttttatcatgttaataTGCATGCACATAGTCCACTCCTGCTAGAGAGCATCTTTGTAATGACTatccttctctttctcacactgtttgtgtttatgcttATTGcttaatgttcatgtttatttgcttttttctgttgacaTGTGGACCACATTGGATTCCTTGTACTTGCTACTTTCTGTTTATGTCCTTGCTGTATCTATTTATCAATCCGGTTTTTAGTCCTTTGTCTTAACgtgtatttattttatagtgTATGTATTTCTGGACATGCACCAGAGATGACATGTTTCCTTTGGACATTTGAGTTAAATGGTCTGAATAAAGAAACAATACATATAATTTGGTGGTGGAGACTAGGGTTAGTGAGCAACCAAGGTAATGTCCTCCATATTGTTTCTGGGAGGAGGTTTGAGGAGCATGAGGAGTTTACATTCCACAGTTACACACATGAAAGATGAGTCTGATATGTATTTTTTGACtcattatatttaaatgttacttttttctgACAAACTAAGATAAAACAAGCCACTTATTTCTGTACATAAtagatgtatgtttttatttgctcatatttgttttggtttttacactttttcctGTGTACTTGGCCATAGCATCCTGATGGTCCTGTGGATTGAGACCATCGATGGGGGCTGAAAACTCACCTGGTGGCAGTTTGCATAGTGTAAACTGGAGGTCTTCAAATTGGGGCCTTAAAGACCCTGCACACCCATAGTAAACCCACACAGGTGGTCTCTGCTCGGATTGAAGGTGGGTGTGAGAGATTTCAATCACACAGAGTCTGTACACACCCACAGAGCCCTGAAAACAGGTCTTATCAgccaaaaataattaaaatcacttGTGTACGTTTACCAtgggtgtgcagggcctttaaGTCAACACCTGCATTATTATCTAATCTTGAGGCTTCATCTTTTAGAGGAACCCTGTCTCAAAATCTTCTTTTGAGGactttaatatttcagtttattgtccTTTTgcgctgcttttttttttttttttttttaaagtacttAATCAAATGACCCCAAACTACATACACAGTGCACATAGAGCAGGAGAAATGTGGGGGGTCAAACGGGGTCCACAGCTCATTTTTGCCCCAGGGGCCCCTCAGCAGTTTAATCCAGCCCTGATTCTGAATTTGCAAACGGTAGGCTAACCATtatgttaatgtttattatgACTGAGCACTGAATACAGATGTAGTCATGTGGCTGTGGCTTGGCTTAAATACTGAAATGACCAACGAGCCAAACCACCAATATAAAcaattctgttttcacaaaAGCCCTTATTTAGTCTTTGTTTTCCACATACAACTGTAACCCCCAAATCATTACCGAAACCAAACCTGCTCCTGTTGCCATAATGTTTTCAGTTGTACAGTCGACCTTAATGTAGACAGTACAAGTACAGTTTTGAGAACTGTAGAATTTACTTGAGTATTCCCATTTTTTGCCACTTTTCCGCTACAATTCACAAGAAAATATcgacttcactgcatttatttgacagctgtagctACATTGTGGATTAAGACTGcacacacattaatgcatcgataataatacaataatcaGAATCACCTTTATTGGCCAGGTGTGTTGACACATGTAAGGAATTTAACCCTGGTTCTCAGAAGAAGCTCTCAGCAGACTTACACACAAAGAATCAGATCAAACTTAATGGGAGACTGTATGTGTAGgcctattttttttgtttgtgtaggctcaaacaattaatcagaaaataatcaacagattaataaaagataataattGTGAGCTGCAGCCCTAATATATAGCACAGTGATGATTGAGTCACTTATTGCAGTGTTATTTAACTGAATAATATATGCCTATAGGCTATATAATACAGGACAGATGCCATTCTGCATAATGTGAACTTTAATGCTGATAATAGcatattttttatagttttatttgtgtaaaatTTCAAATGCTTcactttttcttgtaataaaGCCTATTTCTATATTCTAGTATGACTACTTTTATTTACAGATATTCTGCACTACAGTCAAACTGTGTAAAACtgcgttgttgttgtttaggCAACGGCACTAGTTTATTGTACCACCAGCCTGTGGAATGCGCGGAGGGAGACGGAGGCGTGAGGCGGCTGGTGAATTTTTTCGGCGTGTCTGAGTTCTCCAAGGACGATACAGAGTAAACATCCCGCTACTATTTCAGGACTGACCGGCATTAGTCAGTGCTGATTCCGGCCGTTTTGTGTCAGTTAACggacacaccaaacacacaaccGAGCCTTGATAAAGTGCAGCCCTGTTTGGCCTGGCGTGTTTGGATAGGCTTGTCGGCTTTCTACCTGCCCCGGAGCCCCCTCCTCCACATGGAGCCTTTCATGGCCCCTGCGGTTCACCGGAGTCCCTGCAGCAGCCTCTGCAGACTCTGCAGGCGTTTACCTCACTGGCTGCGAGTGGGAACTTGTCTGAAAAGCTAACAGAGAAATTCTTCTGGGCTTAGTGTCGGAGCTGttcatacaaaaacaatacTTTGAAGAGCTGCGAGAGCTCTGTCTGTGCATTTCTTCTCCAGCTAAATACAGTCATACTGATAATCATTACAGATATAGGGGCCTAGACACATTAAGTCCTCTCCTTCCCCATTTATAGGCCAATTTCCCACCATATGTGTGTAATTATTTGTTGAAAGGGCAGACATACAAATACAACATTTGGCACAAACACAACTCTGGtttatctgtcttttctctGGAGAAATGTGTTATATTTAAAGTCATTTGAGTAGATAATAacccaaatttaaaaaagacacacattTATTGCACTTCCAGTCCCAAAATAAATCAGAAGGGTCACAATATGATTGAAGAAGgtaagaaaaaacatctttctgttATCTAAAATCGTTTTTTCCaagtttttcttatttatttatttatttattgctattTTCTTGCAATGTATTGACTACAACCACTTCTCCTGACCTCCAAAAATCCTTGACAACCtgagaatgaaaacaaatcatttggATGAATTGCTTAAATGTTCACATTAACACCATAACTTGTGAAAAAGGGTCACAAATATAGACATTATATTGTTTTAAGGCATTGAAAATGTTGGTCACATCTGCATTATTATACCTCCCTGCCTGATGATACACACATGTTGTTCAGCCTTTATGGTAAAAATCTCAAGGTTTCCAAGCCCAAGCTGAGCGACAACCCCGATGACATCACCATGACATCAGCAgaggttattttctcagacgtgacaaagctcctccagagtcTTAGGAGACATTACACAGCTGTTGTCATGGGCTGAAAAGTACACTTCGTAACTAGTTAAGTGATTGTGACCTATAAATTTAGCAGAGTGTACCTTAAATGATTTAATTAAGCCCCTAATAGCTTGTTTCCTTTCCATAATGGCCTAACTGCAGGTAATCAGCCTCGCCAATGACACATCCTCCCTCAAATAACAGGTTTCCTTCAAACAGGACTAACAGTAAGGCAagacaattttcattttttttcttcgaTTCAGACTTTATTAAGGACACAGTTCATGGGGGGTCCGTAgcacagtaaaaatacaatgtTAACAAACATTTGGCTTACGCTGCAGTTTCTTGGAGCTTTAAGCAGCAGCTTCATACTGTCATTATAAGCTACTGTAAGTCTCCACATGTGGCCTTTTCTGTAGCAATGCCACACATGGGGAGCATATACTGTAGTGGGGtacaaaaagctttaaaaagtcACTGAACACATACTAAATTTACGAGCCCACATGACATTGTCTGTGAATGTCCTTGACATCTGATAGATCATTGGTTATGTATAAGTATTTAGCCTCATTGCACACTTTAAGGGCAATGCCAGACAGGAAGAAATCAGGAAATACTAATTTTCTGTCTTCCCTCATTCTGACAATCATAATACTACCTTTATTTGCATTATACTTGAGGTCGAACTCCATACAATATTGTGAACATACCCTCAATACATTATAATTTTAACTATAACACATTTCATAACTGGTAAACTCAGTGTGCTGTACATTAAAATGCATACAGTAATAAGTATCACATAGcctacaataaataaaatacaaaaaagtacAACAACAACTGAGAGGAAAAAGTAAACCCATGCATAAACTTCAGAAGGTCAAATAATTTAAGAGTACAATAACAGCAGACGCTTTCATTGTTTGAGCAGGAAaagtgtaactaataacattaatgatgactGCTATGTTTAATTGTAACGGTGAACCAGCATGCACAATAACTGGAGCACCTGTATGGAGTGCAGCAATCATTAATGTTATGATTTACACCTGTGCCTTTCCTACTAACAGGTCAAAATGTCTCCTTGTAATGCATTCAGAAATATGCACCATGAGCTCAATGTAAACTAAAATAATGAAAGTTTTAAGAGACTACAGCTgtgattttgcatgttttagcccataTAATATAATTCAAATCATGTCTAGTTTACATTACAGGTAATAAACAGAGCTAAAACTAGCAAACAAAGTTGTGTGGTCCTTTAAAACTGGCTTTACCACCAGATAAGAACCACAAGATAAGGTTGTAATGCAGGACTCATATCAGTTGATATTTACTGGTGCAAATTCTAATGTGCAATGAAACAGTAAGTAATTGACAGTGAACCTGGAGCTTGAATCCAAATTTctaaattacaaaataactGACCAGTGGGACAATAACGATGCAACAATCAAATTTGATATTTCTATTTGAGAAAGTAGCACTCAAGCCTCTGTGATGCAACAGAGAATTTTAAGGAGTACTAACAATATTACACCTAAGGGAAAGTCCCTAGGTATTACAGCAATAATTTACTAATTATAAGCTATCCAACCTATGTGGCAATCAGGAGTATGTCATCATACAAACATGTCATGATTAGTCATAAATTTCTATGAAATCTATTGAAAACCAGAagaacatacattttaaaagaggTTTTAATGATTATGTATGTTAACTCTATGTGATTTAGctgtattactattattatttcataGACCCTTAATGGTGTATTGaatttatattatattctaGTCTATATTCCCTGTACTGTTGTATAgattttttgtgttatttatgtataattgttcattcattatttggcaaatggaaacaaaaaaggtTTGAATGACCAAATAAAGAGGGAAAACTGATTTAATAGGTATGTTTAGTTATTAATGGTCCCTTAATGGTATAttgaatttaaattatattttagcCTATATTGCCtgaactgtttgtgtgtgtgtgtgtgtgtgttatttatatattactgTTTATTCATTGTTTAGTAAACGGAAACAGGATTAAATGACTATATAAAGAGGGAAAACTACtttgataagaaaaatattgagcTAAAACAGTGTGAGACGAATCAAAACGAGAAAAAAACAACGTATTGTTATTTTCATAGCTTTGTTTTCCTAATTTTTGAGTCTTAAAATCcctttttcacacaaaaatatTACATCTGTTTAAACGGTTAACGGTTAACAGTAACCCTGACAACAGCGCGTCTTTACCGCCACCTGCTGGTCAACACCGAACTGTGCAGACAACATGGCGG
Encoded proteins:
- the ajuba gene encoding LIM domain-containing protein ajuba is translated as MDRPISKLLEKLKLTDSGSVKFNSSKKKHDTANNSNNSNANTGISGGSGGGSSLAPAPSSAAASPSRPGQFSLASATTSDACVPASGRGGGGGGGGGGGGGGGGGMGMPPSQLLTSPQTSSTVGAAPSDGEQQHHPSTLAPLRRRSPQQRASCYLGEGVDSHLRRESGLGPECDAHGAYGSKSSLNQRRYSLELQQLVRRQQLLSQPPPHSVPPPYPAAAGYGSAPRAGGGGMAETGYLSEPERHKRLSLQEALFYKRLSTGSELWESTRPASLSHPPHRPSDVTGGGVGGGFFYPPGPTLSPCSSFSLQESVLVSPRSSFASSTASGGGGGSPMGSRCSSNRTSGISLGYDSRYSASGGLPPQQQSPSVQTGGSAAGYGAPGRAGVTPVEAWTQYLDGGMRPAVHDSRHSYPPAVGSPAAACYQAGPEWWEEQRAGIRGKEGGVMGERASYSDLPGTRYQEELTRLLLRDAALEGDGLLEGLMLKEHSLALTALSKPGSTPLGPSTAGGPVKSQENPGAGAGREASENRQEFFGTCVKCGKGVYGADNACQALNSLYHTRCFTCVSCGRTLRNKDFYNVNGSVYCKEDYMFSGFQAAAEKCSVCGHLILEQILQALGNSYHPGCFRCVVCGKALDGVPFTVDQHSSIYCVADYNKTFAPKCAACLQPILPTEGSEEILRVVSMNKDYHFECYHCEECGKQLSDKPGSQCFPLDSHLLCHSCHMSRACATHNIPPHNTH